CGGAAGAGGATTTAATTAGAATTATAAAAGATGAAAATATTGAGCAGGTCGTTTTTGCTTATAGCGATGTTTCACACCAGACAATTATGGAAAAAGCTTCAACCGTTTTGGCAGCCGGCGCCGATTTTAAACTAATGGGACAGGATAATACCGCAGTAAAATCTACAAAACCGTTGATTTCCATTTGTGCAGTACGGACAGGTGTTGGTAAAAGCCAAACAACCCGCTATGTCGTAAAACTGTTAACGGAAATGGGTTATAAAGTTGCTTCAATCCGCCACCCAATGCCTTATGGTGATTTAGCAAAACAAGCTGTTCAGCGCTTTGCAGATTACAGCGACTTGGATAAACATGAATGCACGATTGAAGAACGTGAAGAATATGAGCCGCATATCGATAATGGCGCAGTTATTTTTGCAGGTGTTGATTATGAAGCGATACTTCGTGAAGCTGAAAAAGAAGCAGATTTCATTTTGTGGGATGGTGGCAATAATGACACCTCTTTTTACCAGGCAGATTTAAGTATTGTTTTAGCTGATCCACATCGTCCCGGCCATGAAGCAAGTTATTATCCCGGTGCAGTAAATGTTCGCTTAGCCGATGCAATAATCATAAACAAAGCTGATACAGCAAATTACAGTGATGTACTGGCTGTGCGTGAAAATCTTGTAAAAATTAATCCGGATGCAATGGTTGTTGAAGCTGCATCTCCTATTTTTGTTGATGATCCTGATTCTATCCGTGGAAAAAAAGTGTTGGTTGTTGAAGATGGTCCAACTCTTACTCATGGCGAAATGGCTTATGGTGCAGGATGGATTGCAGCCCAGCGTTTTGGTGCAAAAGAGATTATTGATCCACGTCCATTTGCGGTTAAATCAATTGCTGATACATATGCTAAATATCCAAAAACCGGAAAAATTTTACCGGCAATGGGTTATGGCGGTGATATGGTTAAAGATCTTGAAGAGACTATCAATGCTTCAGATGCGGAACTGGTTGTTATTGGAACACCAATCGATTTAAGCAGGGTGTTGAAAATAAACAAACCGACCCAGCGTGTGCGTTATGAGCTTCAGGAAGTAGGCAGCCCAACCGTTGCAGAATTGATTAAAGAAAAGTTCAAAAAATAGAGATAATATTCTTGGTTTTCAGAAAG
The genomic region above belongs to Calditrichota bacterium and contains:
- a CDS encoding GTPase — its product is MEPIRTLIMGAAGRDFHNFNVFYRNNADYKVIAFTATQIPNIDGRKYPKELSGELYPAGIPILPEEDLIRIIKDENIEQVVFAYSDVSHQTIMEKASTVLAAGADFKLMGQDNTAVKSTKPLISICAVRTGVGKSQTTRYVVKLLTEMGYKVASIRHPMPYGDLAKQAVQRFADYSDLDKHECTIEEREEYEPHIDNGAVIFAGVDYEAILREAEKEADFILWDGGNNDTSFYQADLSIVLADPHRPGHEASYYPGAVNVRLADAIIINKADTANYSDVLAVRENLVKINPDAMVVEAASPIFVDDPDSIRGKKVLVVEDGPTLTHGEMAYGAGWIAAQRFGAKEIIDPRPFAVKSIADTYAKYPKTGKILPAMGYGGDMVKDLEETINASDAELVVIGTPIDLSRVLKINKPTQRVRYELQEVGSPTVAELIKEKFKK